The nucleotide sequence AAAGAAGAAAATTCTGCTCCAGTTGAACAAAACCAGTCTCAACCAGCAGCATCAGGAAAAATGCTCTAAGCAGAACTGATTTCTGCGACATTTTCACTGACATTTCGAACGCGCAAAATTCACTTTTAGGTGCATTTTGCGCTATGCTGTGCAACAAACTTTTCCACCGTAATTCATTAATACGTTTATGACTACTCACATTGACTCAGAATACCAAGCCAGTGCGATTGAGCCTCAAGTCCAGCAGGACTGGGAATCTCGCAAAGCCTTTAAAGTTGCCGACACTGTAGAAGGTCCACGTCGTTATATCCTCTCGATGTTCCCTTACCCAAGTGGCAAGCTGCATATGGGTCATGTGCGTAACTATACCATTGGTGACGTGATCAGCCGTTTCCACCGCCTAAAAGGTGAAACTGTGCTGCAACCAATGGGTTGGGATGCATTCGGTCTGCCTGCGGAAAATGCGGCGATTGCGCACAAAGTTGCTCCAGCAAAATGGACCTTTGAAAACATTGATTACATGCGTAATCAGTTGAAAAAACTGGGACTATCCATTGACTGGGATCGTGAATTCGCAACCTGTACACCAGAATACTATCGCTGGGAACAGTGGCTGTTTATCCAACTGTATAAAAAAGGCTTGATCTACCGCAAACTGTCGACTGTAAACTGGGATCCTGTGGACCAGACCGTTCTGGCGAATGAACAGGTTGAAAATGGCCGCGGCTGGCGTTCAGGTGCATTGGTCGAAAAACGTGATATTCCAATGTACTACTTCCGCATTACTGACTATGCGCAAGAATTATTAGATGACCTTGAAACATTAAAAGATGGTTGGCCACAACAAGTTCTGACCATGCAACGCAACTGGATTGGTCGCTCTCAAGGTATGGAAATCACCTTCCCTTCAGCAAATCCTGAAATCTATGCAGATGGTCTGACTGTATTCACGACTCGTGCCGATACACTAATGGGTGTAACTTATGTTGCAATTGCAGCAGAACACCCAATGGCGCAAAAAGCGGCAGAAAATCATCCAGAACTGAAAGCCTTCATCGAAGAATGCCGTATGGGTTCTGTCGCAGAAGCGGATCTGGCGACTGCCGAGAAAAAAGGCATGGCAACTGGCCTGTTCGTGAAACATCCATTGACTGGCGAAGAAGTTCCAGTGTGGATCGCGAACTACGTACTGATGTCTTACGGTTCAGGTGCGGTGATGGCGGTACCTTCACACGACGAACGTGACTTTGAATTCGCCAACAAATATGGCCTGACCATCAAGCAAGTCATCGATGCCAAAGGCGCGGATGATGCTGAATTCTCTGCAACTGAATGGCAAGAATGGTACAGCTCTAAAGAAGGCAAACTGGTTAATTCAGGTGAATTTGACGGTTTAGATTTCCAAGGCGCGTTTGATGCTTTCCTTGCGAAACTTGAGCCACAAGGTCTTGCAAACGTAAAAGTTCAGTTCCGCCTGCGTGATTGGGGTGTTTCCCGTCAGCGTTATTGGGGTTGTCCAATCCCAATGATCAACTGTGAAAAATGTGGTCAGGTGCCAGTTCCAGAAGATCAATTACCAGTAGTTCTACCAACTGACGTTGTTCCAGATGGTTCAGGTAATCCGCTAAACAAAATGCCAGAGTTCTATGAAACCAAATGTCCATGCTGTGGTGGCGATGCACGTCGTGAAACCGACACACTGGATACTTTCGTAGAGTCATCTTGGTACTATGCCCGTTATGCATCTCCAGACTTTACTGGCGGCATGGTGAAACCTGAAGCGGGCCAGACTTGGTTGCCAGTGAACCAGTACATCGGTGGTGTTGAACATGCGATTCTGCACTTATTGTATGCCCGCTTCTTTCATAAACTGATGCGTGACGAGGGTGTAGTTGAAGGCAATGAACCGTTCACTAACCTGCTGACTCAAGGTATGGTGCTGGCGGATACCTACTACCGTGAATCTGAATCTGGCAAGAAAACCTGGTTCAACCCGGCAGATATCGAACTGGAACGTGACGAAAAAGGTCGCATCATCTCTGCGAAATACAAAGGTGACGGTGAGCCTGTAATCGTGGGCGGTCAGGAAAAAATGTCGAAATCGAAAAACAACGGTATCGACCCGCAAGCGATTATTGACCAGTACGGTGCCGATACTGCCCGTGTGTTCATGATGTTTGCTGCACCACCAGATCAATCTTTAGAATGGTCTGATGCTGGTGTGGAAGGTTCTAACCGCTTCCTGAAACGTGTATGGCGTTTGGCTGTTGGTTTCCTTGAAAAAGGCAATGTAGCCACTGAGCTTAACAAAGCTCAATTGTCGACTGCGGCTCAGGATCTGCGTCGTAAGACTCACGAAACCATCCAGAAAGTGGGTGATGACATCGAACGTCGTCATGCATTCAACACTGCGATTGCGGCATTGATGGAACTGCTGAATGCAACCAACAAGTTTGAAGCAAAAGATGACAACGATGTTGCGGTAGCCCGTGAAGCCATCATCACCCTGCTGACTTTATTGGCTCCATTTGCACCACACTTAAGCCAGACTTTATTGGCTCAGTTCGGGATCGAGTTAACTACTGCACAGTTCCCACAAGTGGACGAATCTGCGCTGACTCGTAATACTCAAACCATCGTGGTTCAGGTCAACGGTAAACTGCGTGGCAAGCTAGAAGTTTCTGTAGATGCGTCTAAAGAAGACATCTTGGCACAAGCGAAAGCGTTGCCTGAAATCCAGCAATTCCTGACTGGTCCAACCAAGAAAGAAATTGTGGTACCGAATAAGTTAGTGAACTTGGTGATTTAAATCCTTTTATCTCCTTCTCCCTCTGGGAGAAGGCTGGGATGAGGGGGATCAATTCAACCCACCTCTCCCTAACCCTCTCCTAAAAGGCATAGGTATCTACACAATTTCCATGTTTTGCGTTAAATTGAAGAGCATGCTCTTCAATTTTAACATCTCTCGCTTAGATCAGCGCCTTGTCAAACGTTACAACAACCTCGTTCAACTCAATATGAATCCTCTTGCTTCACTTGCTCCTGCAATCAAAGATATTGCCTCTGCTCAAAAAAATAGTTTCGCAACGACGCAAGCTGTATGGCGGTTTTTAAATAATGATAAAATCTCATTTAAACAATTAAATGAACCTATTCAAAAACTTGCTTGTGATCAGATTAAGACATCGCTGCATCGTTATGCTTTAGTTATTCATGATTGGTCACAAATCCAATATGTGACACATCGTAATAAAACCCAAAAACTCCAAAGGACACATCAGTACGACTCAGGCTATGAATTACAAACGAGCTTACTTGTTGATGCTGCTTCTGGACTACCTGTTGCTCCATTAGCTCAGACCCTTTCTAGTGCTTCAGGTTGCTATTCGACATTCAATGAGCAACAGACCGAACGTAAAACCCATTTAGACTCCCTTTCTGAACAAATTCAAAAAGTTGAACAGTTTCCTCTTGATAAAACCTGCGTACATATTATTGATCGTGAAGGAGATTCCATTGCTCATCTCAGGGAATTAAGCAGTCATGGTTTTCAATGGCTTATTCGAGCAAAGGAAGGAAATCGGATTGAGCATCAGGGTGAAATATGTAAAGTTGGAGAAGTTGCTGAACGTATCGAAATACAGCAAGTGAAACCCATTTCTTACAAGGGTAATCAACATATGCTTTATGTTGGAGAAACCAATGTTCGGCTTACCCGTGCTGCAAAATCAAATAAAAAAGATTGTTTAGGTCAAAGAGTTGCTCCTCAGAAAGGTGCTGCAATTGAGGCTAGACTGATTATTGCGGTGGTTAAAGATATTAATGAAAAGACAGTTGCAAGATGGTCATTGATCAGTAATGTACCAACTGAGATTACCGCAGTAGAACTGACGACTTGGTATTACTGGCGTTGGTCAATCGAATGTTATTTCAAACTTCTCAAGCAAGCAGGCCATGATATTGAGTCATGGCTTCAGACTACGCCAGAAGCGATTTTAAGGCGTTTGCTAATCAGTTGTATGGCTTGTGTGTTGACGTGGAGAGTACAGCGTTGTACAGATGAACAAAATCAGAAAGTCCGTGCATTTTTGACTAGACTTTCAGGTAGACAACAGAAAAGAGGCAAGGTAGAGAGTGCGCCTGCCATATTGGCAGGACTCTCGATTTTACTAAATACTCTTCAACTGCTCTCAGAATATTCAATAAATGAACTGAATGAAATCGCAACTATTGCACTAGGTACCTAAAGATGTGTAGATACCTATGCCTAAAAGGAGAGGGAATTTATAAGGAATAAACCCTCCAAACCTCCCTTTATCAAAGGGAGGTTTAAAAAACACAAAGCCCGTTGCCAGTCAACGGGCTTTGACTTTACAATCCGGTTCAGGATTTCAGATATTTCCTTCGGGAAGAACAGAGGACAACGCATGCATTTGGGCAAACGTTTAGCAGCAATTGTTTTAACTTGTGGTCTAAGTGCAGGCCTCGTTGGCTGTGGCTTCCATTTAAAAGGGACCAATCCAAGCTCAGTACCTGTGACTTACTCAGTGATGAGTCTAGCTTTACCAGCGAATACGGAAGATTTACAGGAAAAACTGGCGATTTACCTCGGTGCGGCTGGGGTACAGTTGACTAACTCTTCAAATGGCTATGTGCTGCGTGTACTGGACTATACACCGCGTCGTATGGAGCTCAATGGCAAGCTGGTAGAAGCCTTGCTACGTCTGAGCGTGACCTTCCGTATTGAAGATGCGCAAGGAAATCCGGTGACTGAGCCACGTACCGTAATCGCAACCCGTACTTATCAATACGACATTGAAACTGTGAATACGGATGACCAGGAACAGGTATTCCTGAAACAGGTCTTGGTGGATGATGTGGCTCAACAGATCGCCCGTCAGATTTCATCCAACCGTTTGCCGCTGGCAAAACCAGATGCTTCCGCTCAACCTGCTAAGTAAGAGCATTGTATGAAACTTGACTATCTGCAGGCATTAAAGCGTGTCAACGAAGCTCGTGGTGCCTGGGTATTGCATGGTCAGGAACCCTTACTTGAACAAAATTTGATGGATGCCTTTCGCAGCAGCTGGCAACAGCGCGAAGTCGAACGGCAGCGTTATGACATCAATTCGGCCAGTGACTGGAAAAATGTTTTTAATGCCCTAAACAGCCTATCGCTGTTTTCTACCCAGCTTGCTGTGGAAGTGCATGGCAATATCAAGCCGGATGCTAGTGGTATCAAACAGCTGAAAAGCTATTTGCAGCAGGACAGCGACAACCTTTTACTCGTTGTCATGCCCAAGCAGGACAGCAGCAGCCTCAAATCCAGCTTCTTTCAGGTCATGGATGCCAATGGCGTCAATGTATCTCTCAGCGCCAATTATCCACATGACCGTCAGCAGATTCTGTCAGTCGAAGCGGAGAAGCTGGGAATTAAACTGGATAATGACGCTTGGGCCTGGTTGGAACAGCATCATGAACATAACCTGCTCGCGGCCAAAAACAGCCTGATGCGTGTCAGTGATACATTTGCTGATGTAGACGTGATTCAGGTCGAGCACCTGTATGCTTGCCTACAGGATCAATCCCGCTATAGCACTTATGATCTCAGTGATGCGCTACTGAATGGCAACTTGGCGCAATCAATCAAGATTTTTCAGTACCTGATTGCGTCGGGCGAACCGATGAGCCTGATTTTATGGAGTATCAGCAAAGAAATGCGCCTGCTGATGCAACTGTTTGAACAGCCGCAAAATGCGTTGCAAATTGGCATCTGGAAAACCAAAGTAGGTTTGTATCAACAGGCGCTGCGACGTTTAAGTCCACAAACTTTTTTAAGCTGGCCTCAGCTTTTATTGCGGATCGATGCCTCAATTAAAGGCCTCGGCCATGAGAATCCTGAACATTTAGTGCTGCAAGCCATTAGCAGCATGTGTGGCAAAAGCCTGTGGACTTCGCCAGTTTAACTGAAGAACCGTGCAAACCAGCCCTTGCCTTTTCCTGTTCCTGAACTTTCAGATAATGAATCATATTGTCTCGTACAGCATCGACATAATCCTGATCATCGTGCTGAATATGATTGATTAACCATTTCGACAATAGGCGATACAGATCATTTTCGATCGATAAACCTTGATGAAATTTCTCGCGATAATCATTCAAGCGTTTGACAAACAGATCATGAATGCCGCGATGCGAAGGTAAATACTGATAATGCACCTGTTCCAGAAGATTTTCTTCGAAAGTAAAATGTGACTGGGTATAGTCAATTAAATCCTCCAAAACTTCTTTAATTTTACCGCGATCCCCCGTCTTTCGAACCTCTTCCAAGATATTAATATAGTCCAAAATTTGGCGGTGCTGATTGTCGATCACCTCAATATCGATATTGTAACTATCATTCCATTCCATGAATGTTTCCCGTCTAGAATTTTTAAAAATAATTTACGCCAATCTCAACTTTAAATAAGCTTTTCAAATTGAATCGGCGAATAACCACATTTTTTATTCATAACGACGCAGACCGTATGTGACAAAATCTTTCTGATAAAACGATGCGATAAGTGCCATAAATCTCTTGCCCTTACTTTTTGAATATTAAAGCGATCAGTTAATTGACCAATGACCGTTTCAATTTTCCTTCGTGCTCTCATAAGCAACCTCATTGATTCTTGAGATCTAGAGTCCGGCATATTCTTTCTTAAAGGAGTTTGTAGATCAACATACTGAAATTTATAGTATTCTTTCAAGCTGGGTCTTAAGTAACCTTTATCTGCACCTAGTAACCCATGAATATTTTCTGTGATTTCTGGTGCAACATCACGCTCATCTACATTTGCTGGAGCGAAAGTATAGCCAGTAATCATACCCTCCAAATTAATTACAAGATGCCCTTTAAAACCATAGTATTTCTCTTGTTGTGCAGCACAATAACTAAAACCTGCATGTTCTTTGAAATTCTTGTGTCTTTTTGCTCGACTATAACGACAAACAGGTATAGGAAATCCATCAATAAAATGAATATGATCCTGACCATAATGTGCAGTTAATTGGGCTGTGATTTTTTGATGAACTTGCCATAAGTTTGCACAATGCTTACAAAAGTTAGGATATGAACCTAAATGAGGGAGCCAACTTAAGCAATTGTTTTTAAAAAACATCCATATGCTTTTATCCGTATCCATTTTGAGACACTCACCAACAATTTGCATTGTGATAATTTCAATATCGGTTAAAGCAGGTGGAAAACCACGTTTTCTTAATGGTTCAGAGACTATAGTTGGGTAAATTTCCTCTATGATTAAATAGACAATGATGATAGATTCTTCAGTGGACATAACTGTAATTTTATTTTCATAGACGGATTTAAAATGAGGTTATGTCCTTTTTATTTCAATGACTTAAAAAGTTGAGATTGGCGTAAATCTTATAAGTTTATAAGGGCTTCCATCGATTTGTAATGCATACCCTTATTTTTTATAAGGGATTTCGATATTAGGGTATTTTTTGGCCGTAATCTAGAGGTTTATGATTAATTTTTTATTTTTATTACCACCTGTAAAGATTATTTTTTAGCCAATATTTTTATAATCTATTTCATATAAAGCTCTCATAAAAAACATAAATACCAAGTGCGATGGAAGAGATTTTGTAAAACCTGATTTTATAAAGTTTAGCTGGAAGATGATCATGATAAAAAACCAAAAGCAGGAATTGAATAACAGAATTTTCTGTTTAAAAATAGAAATTTAAAATAATAATCATTCTTGTTTGTTAAAAAAATTCACGTTTTATCCTCATTTCCCTTTTATAATCACTGCCATATCTCTGACTGAAATCTGTTCACTATGCCCAAAATAAAACCGACAAAACTGATCATGGTCGCGGTGATCGCCATCGCCCTTATTGCTGCAGGCTGGTATTTCCTTAAGCCCAAAGAGCAACCTCCTCAATACATTACTGCTGAAGCAACCATAGGTGATATTGAAAGCTCTGTACTGGCAACCGGTGTCCTGGAAGCAACCAAAATGGTCAGCGTAGGTGCCCAGGTTTCCGGTCAGGTGAAAAAGATGTACGTCAAACTGGGGGATCAGGTGAAACAAGGCCAGCTGATTGCCCAGATCGATTCTGTGCGTCAGGAAAATGACCTGAAAACTGCCGAAGCCAGCATCAAAAACCAGCTGGCACAACTGGCAGTAAAACAGGCCAATCTGGCAAAGGTTGAAGCTGAATATAACCGTCAAAAAGCCATGTATGCACAGGATGCGACTTCACGTGCCGAACTGGAAGCAGCATTGGCAAGCTACAAAACTGCACAGGCCGATATTGCGGCCATCAATGCCCAGATCGAACAGTCTCGCCTGACCTTGGCAACCGCGAAAGAAGACCTTGGTTATACCCAGATTGTGGCACCTATGGACGGCACTATTGTGGCGATCGTGACTGAAGAAGGTCAGACCGTAAACGCCAATCAAAGCGCGCCAACGATTGTCAAACTGGCAAAACTCGACACCATGACCATCAAGGCTGAAATTTCTGAAGCCGATGTCATGAAAGTGCAAGAAGGTCAAACAGTTTACTTCACTACTTTAGGGAATAGTGAAAAGAAAATTTACGCCAAACTGCGTCAGGTTGAACCTGCGCCAAATTCAATTAATACAGAAACTAATACTTCAAATTCTTCTTCAAGTTCTGCCGTGTACTATAACGCGCTGTTTGATGTGCCAAACGAAGATGGCAAGCTACGTATCGACATGACCGCACAGGTATATATCGTGCTGGATGAAGCGAAAAATGTACTGACCATTCCAGCATCTGCCATTCAAGGCTCAAACCGTCCGCAACGTCCAAATCGTGGTGAAGGCTCTCGCAGTGAAGCTGGTCCACGAGGTGAAGGCCTTGGTGATGCCTCTCAAGGTGAACGTCCAACCGGCGACCGCCCTGCCCGTTTGGTGCTTTCTGATGCTGAACGTGCGCTGATTGAACAAGGTAAGGCACAACGTGCCATGGTACGTGTGTTACAGCCAGATGGTACGGCTAAACCGACCCCTGTGCTGATCGGCCTAAACAACCGTGTCACTGCACAAGTGATCAAAGGTCTAAAACGTGGTGATCAAGTCGTGATTGCCGATGGTTCGGATACATCAAATGATGGCGCTAAACGTGGCGGCGGTGGCCGTGGTCCTGGTGGCGCCGCCGGCCCAATGAGAATGTAAGCATGAATCAACAACAGCAACCTCTGCTCGAGGTCAAGAATCTGATTCGTGAGTTCCCTGCAGGTGAAAGTACGGTTCAGATTCTCAAAGGGGTCAATCTGGAGATTTATCCAGGGGAACTGGTCGCAATTGTCGGCCAGTCCGGTTCGGGTAAATCTACCCTGATGAATATTCTTGGGTGTCTGGATAAACCGACTTCCGGTAGCTATAAGGTCAAAGGTCGCGAAACCCGTGAGCTGGAAGCCGATGAACTGGCACAGCTACGCCGTGAATATTTTGGCTTTATCTTCCAGCGTTATCACCTGCTGGGTGACTTAAATGCGGCTGGTAACGTCGAAGTCCCTGCGATTTATGCCGGTGCGGATGCCAATGAGCGTCATGAGCGTGCGGTCAAACTGCTCACTGACTTGGGACTGGGTGAAAAAACCCAGAACCGCCCAAGCCAGCTTTCGGGTGGTCAGCAACAGCGGGTTTCGATTGCCCGCGCCCTGATGAACGGCGGTGATGTCATTCTGGCCGATGAACCAACCGGTGCATTGGACAAGAACAGTGGTATTGAAGTGATGCGCATCCTGCGTGAACTGAATGCCAAAGGTCATACCATTATTCTGGTCACGCACGACCATAACGTGGCCAAGAATGCGACCCGAATTATCGAAATCTCGGATGGAAATATTATTTCCGACCAGCCGAATGTACCTGAAATCGACGATGGTTTTGAAAAGCAGACCTTAGCCAGCAATCAGCAGAAGAAAATTTCTAGCTGGCGTTCTGCCGTAGACCGTCTCGGTGAAGCCTTCCGTATGGCACTACTGGCCATGAATGCCCACCGCATGCGCACCTTCCTGACCATGCTCGGGATTATCATCGGTATTGCTTCGGTTGTTTCGGTAGTGGCACTGGGTAATGGTTCACAAAAGCAGATTCTGGAAAATATCAGCAGTCTGGGCACCAATACCATTACCGTATTCCAGGGCCGGGGCTTCGGGGATAATTCACGATCCTCCCAGGCCAAGACCCTGATTCCAGCCGATGCCGACGCACTGGCAGAACAGCCTTATGTCGATGGGGTCAGTCCCTCGGTTAATAGCAGTGTCACCGGACGTTTTAAAGAAATTGAAGCCTCCACCACCGTCAATGGTGTCAGTGAAGATTTCTTCTACGTTAAAGGCATGACCTTTAAATCCGGTCAGCCATTTGACAAAGAAAGCGTGCGTGAACAGGCACAGGATGTGGTCATTGATACCAATACCCAAAAGACTTTCTTTACTGATGGTTCCAACCCTATCGGTCAGGTGATTCTGCTAGGCAGTGTGCCGAGCCGCATTATCGGCATCGTGGATGCACAAGCCGGCATGATGGGCAGCAATGATACGCTGAATGTATATCTGCCTTATTCCACCGTGATGAGCCGTATGCTGGGGCAATCCAATGTCCGTCAGATCATTGTGCGGATTAAGGACGAATATCCAAGCGCTGCGGCGGAAAATGCGATTCTGAACCTGCTGGTACAACGCCACGGTGCACAGGACGTATTTACCCAGAATGCCGACAGTATCCGTGAAACCATTCAGCAAACCACACAAACCATGACCCTGCTGATCTCCGCGATTGCGGTGATTTCACTGGTCGTTGGCGGTATCGGGGTGATGAATATCATGCTGGTATCTGTGACTGAACGTACTCAGGAAATCGGCGTACGTATGGCCGTTGGTGCCCGTCAGAGTGACATTCTGCAACAGTTCCTGATTGAAGCGGTACTGGTCTGTATTCTGGGCGGTATTCTGGGCGTACTACTTTCCTTAGGCATCGGTCAGCTAATTACCAAGTTTGCCGGTGGTAGCTTCCAGATGGCTTACTCGACCACGTCGATTGTCGCCGCTTTTGTCTGCTCAAGCCTGATTGGTATCGTGTTTGGTTTTATTCCGGCACGTAACGCAGCCCGCCTCAACCCTGTTGATGCCCTCTCCCGAGAATAAGGAATCTGATATGCAAATGAATTTAACCAGACTTGCCAGTGCCCTGCTGCTTGGGAGCTCGCTGGTTGGTTGTGCAGCTGTGGTGAAAACACCTTATGAACAGCCGAGCTTAGCCGTTCCGGGCAGTTTCCAGAACAATACTGCAGCAACCAGCCAGAAAGTCCATGCCGATGTCATGGCGGATCGCTGGTGGACCCTGTTTAGGGATTCACAACTCAATGCGCTAGTCGAGGAAGTTTTATCTCGCAATACCAATCTGGCAGTTGCCGGGATTAACTTGCAACAGGCACGGATTCAGGCTAAACAAACGCAAAGCCAGCAAGGCATCCGTGTTGGAGATGCGCGTATCTCAACAGGTCATCAGTTCAGTCTGGATGGCGACGGTGATCGCTCTAGCGGTATTTCGATTGGCTATCCGGGCTTAAGTTATGAGCTGGACCTGTTTGGCAAACTGGCAAACCAGACTGAAGCAGCGCGCTGGGAAGCACTGGCAACTGAACAGGACCTGCAAGCCACTGCGCAAAGTCTGATTGGTACGACGGCGCAACTGTACTGGCAGCTCGGTTATCTAAATGAACGTTATGGTGTGGTTCAGCAAAACCTGGCAACTGCACAAAAAACCTATGATCTGGTTCGCGTGCAATATCGTGCTGGTGCAGTTTCAGGGCTAGACCTGACCCAAGCCGAGCAGGCCATTCAAAGCCAGCAATCGACTTTAAGCCAGATTGAACAGCAACGCGTGGAAACCCGTACTGCGCTGGCAGTGTTACTGAATATGCCAGTACAACAGCTAAATATTCAAGAACCTCAACGCCTGCCGGTGATTGCTCTGCCTTCCATTGAAGCCGGTCTGCCAGCAAGCCTGTTATCACGTCGTCCCGACCTGAATGCTGCTGAGCT is from Acinetobacter sp. ANC 7912 and encodes:
- a CDS encoding IS982-like element ISAba825 family transposase, producing the protein MSTEESIIIVYLIIEEIYPTIVSEPLRKRGFPPALTDIEIITMQIVGECLKMDTDKSIWMFFKNNCLSWLPHLGSYPNFCKHCANLWQVHQKITAQLTAHYGQDHIHFIDGFPIPVCRYSRAKRHKNFKEHAGFSYCAAQQEKYYGFKGHLVINLEGMITGYTFAPANVDERDVAPEITENIHGLLGADKGYLRPSLKEYYKFQYVDLQTPLRKNMPDSRSQESMRLLMRARRKIETVIGQLTDRFNIQKVRARDLWHLSHRFIRKILSHTVCVVMNKKCGYSPIQFEKLI
- a CDS encoding transposase; its protein translation is MNPLASLAPAIKDIASAQKNSFATTQAVWRFLNNDKISFKQLNEPIQKLACDQIKTSLHRYALVIHDWSQIQYVTHRNKTQKLQRTHQYDSGYELQTSLLVDAASGLPVAPLAQTLSSASGCYSTFNEQQTERKTHLDSLSEQIQKVEQFPLDKTCVHIIDREGDSIAHLRELSSHGFQWLIRAKEGNRIEHQGEICKVGEVAERIEIQQVKPISYKGNQHMLYVGETNVRLTRAAKSNKKDCLGQRVAPQKGAAIEARLIIAVVKDINEKTVARWSLISNVPTEITAVELTTWYYWRWSIECYFKLLKQAGHDIESWLQTTPEAILRRLLISCMACVLTWRVQRCTDEQNQKVRAFLTRLSGRQQKRGKVESAPAILAGLSILLNTLQLLSEYSINELNEIATIALGT
- a CDS encoding efflux RND transporter periplasmic adaptor subunit, whose translation is MPKIKPTKLIMVAVIAIALIAAGWYFLKPKEQPPQYITAEATIGDIESSVLATGVLEATKMVSVGAQVSGQVKKMYVKLGDQVKQGQLIAQIDSVRQENDLKTAEASIKNQLAQLAVKQANLAKVEAEYNRQKAMYAQDATSRAELEAALASYKTAQADIAAINAQIEQSRLTLATAKEDLGYTQIVAPMDGTIVAIVTEEGQTVNANQSAPTIVKLAKLDTMTIKAEISEADVMKVQEGQTVYFTTLGNSEKKIYAKLRQVEPAPNSINTETNTSNSSSSSAVYYNALFDVPNEDGKLRIDMTAQVYIVLDEAKNVLTIPASAIQGSNRPQRPNRGEGSRSEAGPRGEGLGDASQGERPTGDRPARLVLSDAERALIEQGKAQRAMVRVLQPDGTAKPTPVLIGLNNRVTAQVIKGLKRGDQVVIADGSDTSNDGAKRGGGGRGPGGAAGPMRM
- the leuS gene encoding leucine--tRNA ligase — translated: MTTHIDSEYQASAIEPQVQQDWESRKAFKVADTVEGPRRYILSMFPYPSGKLHMGHVRNYTIGDVISRFHRLKGETVLQPMGWDAFGLPAENAAIAHKVAPAKWTFENIDYMRNQLKKLGLSIDWDREFATCTPEYYRWEQWLFIQLYKKGLIYRKLSTVNWDPVDQTVLANEQVENGRGWRSGALVEKRDIPMYYFRITDYAQELLDDLETLKDGWPQQVLTMQRNWIGRSQGMEITFPSANPEIYADGLTVFTTRADTLMGVTYVAIAAEHPMAQKAAENHPELKAFIEECRMGSVAEADLATAEKKGMATGLFVKHPLTGEEVPVWIANYVLMSYGSGAVMAVPSHDERDFEFANKYGLTIKQVIDAKGADDAEFSATEWQEWYSSKEGKLVNSGEFDGLDFQGAFDAFLAKLEPQGLANVKVQFRLRDWGVSRQRYWGCPIPMINCEKCGQVPVPEDQLPVVLPTDVVPDGSGNPLNKMPEFYETKCPCCGGDARRETDTLDTFVESSWYYARYASPDFTGGMVKPEAGQTWLPVNQYIGGVEHAILHLLYARFFHKLMRDEGVVEGNEPFTNLLTQGMVLADTYYRESESGKKTWFNPADIELERDEKGRIISAKYKGDGEPVIVGGQEKMSKSKNNGIDPQAIIDQYGADTARVFMMFAAPPDQSLEWSDAGVEGSNRFLKRVWRLAVGFLEKGNVATELNKAQLSTAAQDLRRKTHETIQKVGDDIERRHAFNTAIAALMELLNATNKFEAKDDNDVAVAREAIITLLTLLAPFAPHLSQTLLAQFGIELTTAQFPQVDESALTRNTQTIVVQVNGKLRGKLEVSVDASKEDILAQAKALPEIQQFLTGPTKKEIVVPNKLVNLVI
- a CDS encoding efflux transporter outer membrane subunit, which codes for MQMNLTRLASALLLGSSLVGCAAVVKTPYEQPSLAVPGSFQNNTAATSQKVHADVMADRWWTLFRDSQLNALVEEVLSRNTNLAVAGINLQQARIQAKQTQSQQGIRVGDARISTGHQFSLDGDGDRSSGISIGYPGLSYELDLFGKLANQTEAARWEALATEQDLQATAQSLIGTTAQLYWQLGYLNERYGVVQQNLATAQKTYDLVRVQYRAGAVSGLDLTQAEQAIQSQQSTLSQIEQQRVETRTALAVLLNMPVQQLNIQEPQRLPVIALPSIEAGLPASLLSRRPDLNAAELRLRKALANKDANKASYYPSINLTGSLSTGVGTSTSLSSALKNPVATLGAGLTLPFLQWNDMKRDLKVNELEYEKAILQYRQTMYEAFADVENALSNRTELSKQVELQRRNVELAEKTERLTEVRYRNGAVALKNLLDAQETTRNARLNLVQTRQSQYNAYVTLMQALGGSPIKQLPQ
- a CDS encoding MacB family efflux pump subunit; amino-acid sequence: MNQQQQPLLEVKNLIREFPAGESTVQILKGVNLEIYPGELVAIVGQSGSGKSTLMNILGCLDKPTSGSYKVKGRETRELEADELAQLRREYFGFIFQRYHLLGDLNAAGNVEVPAIYAGADANERHERAVKLLTDLGLGEKTQNRPSQLSGGQQQRVSIARALMNGGDVILADEPTGALDKNSGIEVMRILRELNAKGHTIILVTHDHNVAKNATRIIEISDGNIISDQPNVPEIDDGFEKQTLASNQQKKISSWRSAVDRLGEAFRMALLAMNAHRMRTFLTMLGIIIGIASVVSVVALGNGSQKQILENISSLGTNTITVFQGRGFGDNSRSSQAKTLIPADADALAEQPYVDGVSPSVNSSVTGRFKEIEASTTVNGVSEDFFYVKGMTFKSGQPFDKESVREQAQDVVIDTNTQKTFFTDGSNPIGQVILLGSVPSRIIGIVDAQAGMMGSNDTLNVYLPYSTVMSRMLGQSNVRQIIVRIKDEYPSAAAENAILNLLVQRHGAQDVFTQNADSIRETIQQTTQTMTLLISAIAVISLVVGGIGVMNIMLVSVTERTQEIGVRMAVGARQSDILQQFLIEAVLVCILGGILGVLLSLGIGQLITKFAGGSFQMAYSTTSIVAAFVCSSLIGIVFGFIPARNAARLNPVDALSRE
- the holA gene encoding DNA polymerase III subunit delta encodes the protein MKLDYLQALKRVNEARGAWVLHGQEPLLEQNLMDAFRSSWQQREVERQRYDINSASDWKNVFNALNSLSLFSTQLAVEVHGNIKPDASGIKQLKSYLQQDSDNLLLVVMPKQDSSSLKSSFFQVMDANGVNVSLSANYPHDRQQILSVEAEKLGIKLDNDAWAWLEQHHEHNLLAAKNSLMRVSDTFADVDVIQVEHLYACLQDQSRYSTYDLSDALLNGNLAQSIKIFQYLIASGEPMSLILWSISKEMRLLMQLFEQPQNALQIGIWKTKVGLYQQALRRLSPQTFLSWPQLLLRIDASIKGLGHENPEHLVLQAISSMCGKSLWTSPV